In a single window of the Biomphalaria glabrata chromosome 5, xgBioGlab47.1, whole genome shotgun sequence genome:
- the LOC129926491 gene encoding galactocerebrosidase-like translates to MVLEIPVAYHDSDLHNKSISVIGSNTWSDISVEINVHIPTLNSTSRVFVAARVDQGECNVFKVQDIYLYGLQSGVYQLSNDFARTKITQQGSVQIPAGWHILSLLVQGTNALGAFDGVLFNATIPTSPEAGFAAIGTDSYGLDDFIILY, encoded by the exons GATTCTGATCTGCACAACAAATCAATTAGTGTTATTGGTTCCAATACTTG gTCTGATATTTCTGTGGAAATAAATGTCCATATTCCCACCTTAAATTCTACTAGTCGAGTTTTTGTAGCTGCCAGAGTGGATCAAGGTgaatgtaatgtttttaaagttcaagacatttatttatatggACTTCAAAGTGGCGTATATCAACTTAGTAATGATTTTG CTCGAACCAAGATCACTCAACAAGGTTCAGTTCAAATTCCAGCTGGATGGCACATTTTGTCTTTGTTAGTTCAG ggtACAAATGCACTTGGAGCTTTTGATGGTGTTCTGTTCAATGCAACAATTCCCACCTCTCCAGAAGCTGGCTTTGCAGCTATTGGCACAGACAGCTATGGCTTGGATGATTTTATAATCTTGTATTAG